Proteins co-encoded in one Nothobranchius furzeri strain GRZ-AD chromosome 4, NfurGRZ-RIMD1, whole genome shotgun sequence genomic window:
- the LOC129159779 gene encoding piggyBac transposable element-derived protein 4-like, with amino-acid sequence MTKKMFQRQRIFSEAEDNVTDDPDYQFSDEDSKEESSVIASSSENQGMQQSSSTEGAWTSKDGKIKWSTSPHRSRGRLSSANVIKMTPGPTRFAVTRVDDIHSAFHLFIPSPIEKIILDMTNLEGRRVFQQKWKPLDLTDLHAYIGILVLAGVYRSKGEATASLWNEEKGRPIFRATMSLETFHKISRVIRFDNRETRASRCERDKLAAIRDVWDKWVEILPLLYNPGPHVTVDERLVPFRGRCPFRQYMPNKPAKYGIKIWAACDAKSSYAWNMQVYTGKLPGEASEKNQGMRVVLQMSEGLQGHNITCDNFFTSYWLGDELQKRKLTMLGTIRKNKPELPSEIVKMQGRPPHSSKFVFTEKATVVSYCPKKNKNVLVMSTMHTDASLSTREDKKPQMILDYNSTKGGVDNLDKVTATYSCQRKIARWPLVIFYNIVDVSAYSAFVLWTEINQHWNVGKLYRRRLFVEELGKSLVTPEIQRRARPARSPAAAAIIENVRSASSDQCTMNPVDTGAKKRNRCQVCPSR; translated from the coding sequence ATGACGAAGAAGATGTTTCAGAGACAGAGGATTTTTTCAGAGGCTGAGGACAATGTTACTGATGATCCAGACTACCAATTTTCTGATGAGGATTCTAAAGAGGAGTCTTCTGTCATCGCTTCATCAAGTGAAAACCAAGGAATGCAGCAATCATCATCTACAGAGGGGGCATGGACATCTAAAGATGGTAAAATAAAATGGTCAACATCACCACACCGAAGTCGAGGCAGACTGTCATCTGCTaatgtcatcaaaatgacacCTGGTCCTACAAGATTTGCAGTCACACGAGTTGATGATATCCATTCAGCATTTCATCTCTTCATACCCTCTCCAATAGAAAAGATTATACTGGACATGACTAACTTGGAGGGGAGGCGTGTATTTCAACAGAAATGGaagccactggatctgactgacttGCATGCTTATATTGGAATCCTGGTATTAGCTGGAGTATACAGGTCAAAGGGAGAAGCAACTGCAAGTCTATGGAATGAAGAGAAGGGAAGGCCGATCTTTCGTGCAACAATGTCTCTTGAGACATTTCACAAGATATCTCGTGTGATCCGATTTGACAACCGTGAAACCAGAGCCAGTCGCTGTGAAAGAGACAAACTTGCTGCAATCAGAGATGTATGGGATAAATGGGTGGAGATTCTACCTTTGTTGTACAACCCTGGTCCCCATGTGACTGTAGATGAGCGCCTTGTTCCATTCAGGGGCCGCTGTCCTTTCCGACAGTATATGCCCAACAAGCCGGCCAAGTATGGCATCAAAATATGGGCAGCTTGTGATGCTAAATCTAGCTATGCATGGAATATGCAGGTGTACACTGGAAAGCTACCTGGAGAGGCATCTGAGAAGAATCAGGGGATGCGTGTGGTGCTGCAGATGAGTGAAGGGCTGCAAGGGCATAACATCACCTGTGACAACTTCTTTACATCCTACTGGCTTGGAGATGAACTTCAGAAAAGAAAGCTCACTATGTTGGGAACAATCAGGAAAAATAAACCAGAACTTCCCAGTGAAATTGTGAAGATGCAGGGAAGACCTCCACATTCCTCAAAATTTGTTTTCACCGAGAAAGCAACAGTTGTTTCATACTgcccaaagaaaaacaaaaatgttcttgTCATGAGCACAATGCACACAGATGCATCTCTGAGCACAAGAGAAGACAAAAAACCACAAATGATCCTGGACTACAACTCCACCAAAGGAGGAGTAGACAATCTTGACAAAGTCACAGCAACATACAGCTGCCAGCGCAAAATAGCTCGTTGGCCCTTGGTGATTTTCTACAACATTGTGGATGTGTCAGCTTACAGTGCCTTTGTCCTGTGGACTGAAATCAACCAACATTGGAATGTCGGCAAACTGTACCGACGTCGGCTTTTCGTAGAAGAACTGGGCAAAAGTCTTGTCACCCCCGAGATCCAGAGGCGAGCCAGACCAGCTCGatccccagcagcagcagctatcaTTGAAAACGTCAGGTCTGCATCATCTGACCAATGTACAATGAATCCAGTGGATACAGGTGCAAAGAAACGAAACAGATGCCAGGTCTGTCCCTCACGATAA